The following are from one region of the Vitis riparia cultivar Riparia Gloire de Montpellier isolate 1030 chromosome 9, EGFV_Vit.rip_1.0, whole genome shotgun sequence genome:
- the LOC117921899 gene encoding protein FLX-like 1 — protein MGVKHDLQRARAAIEYEKNGYAENYQHGQLMENNLISMARELEKLRAEFANADKGASAAASGGNPGYSGNYGGPETGYAANSYLTNYGMNPILASAESFPQYEPGPGSWGAYNKQQLS, from the coding sequence ATGGGTGTGAAACATGACTTGCAACGAGCCAGAGCTGCCATTGAGTATGAGAAGAATGGATATGCAGAGAATTACCAGCATGGTCAGCTGATGGAGAATAACCTGATCTCAATGGCCAGGGAGTTGGAAAAACTTCGTGCAGAGTTTGCTAATGCTGATAAAGGAGCCAGTGCTGCTGCTTCTGGTGGGAATCCAGGTTATAGTGGAAACTATGGCGGCCCTGAAACTGGATATGCAGCAAATTCTTATCTTACAAACTATGGCATGAATCCGATACTGGCAAGCGCAGAAAGTTTTCCTCAATACGAACCTGGACCTGGTTCCTGGGGTGCATACAATAAACAGCAGCTCTCTTAG